In Vibrio gangliei, a single window of DNA contains:
- a CDS encoding GNAT family N-acetyltransferase, producing the protein MTLHIRPIQPSDNPHIAQVIRDVSAEFGLTADKGYSVADPTLDTLFEVYQVPKSQYWVLINEQNNIVGGAGIAPLAGMPEVCELQKMYMLNSARGKGLAQKLIDQCLHQAKRLGYKQCYLESTAELKAALTLYEKNGFQHLDAPWGNTGHSDCEVVMAKILS; encoded by the coding sequence ATGACTTTGCATATTCGCCCAATCCAACCTTCAGACAACCCTCATATCGCTCAAGTCATCCGTGACGTGTCCGCTGAGTTTGGTCTCACCGCCGACAAAGGCTATAGCGTAGCCGATCCAACCCTAGATACTTTATTTGAAGTGTACCAAGTGCCAAAATCTCAATACTGGGTTCTGATTAATGAGCAAAACAACATTGTCGGTGGTGCAGGTATTGCGCCTTTGGCTGGTATGCCTGAAGTGTGTGAATTGCAAAAAATGTACATGCTTAATAGCGCTCGAGGGAAAGGGCTTGCTCAAAAACTGATAGACCAGTGCTTACATCAAGCAAAGCGCCTCGGCTATAAACAGTGCTATTTAGAGTCAACAGCTGAGCTTAAAGCCGCCCTGACTTTATATGAAAAAAACGGCTTTCAACACTTGGATGCCCCTTGGGGAAATACCGGTCATAGTGACTGTGAAGTGGTGATGGCTAAAATCTTGTCATAA
- a CDS encoding glycosyl hydrolase 2 galactose-binding domain-containing protein: MHFQLDGLWQLSPLTDLSIPQTDITFPAALSSVLPDTLSEENIKQQEWHLMHDIEVDEAMLALSGIDLVIDGIEGYAEVRVSGVAVFDCDGSQYRYQKDIKEYLALGRNRIEILFLEPDDDDLIDEVNSVCHLGEIPAKTHFTPMGIACTPFLRLVKNVRLQHVVTEQIWHHGGGCELKVDVYYHTLKPGLVSTNIKYEGMTYTIPLDMRNDHVTAIFQVDAPKQAVIDRDSNQPLSGSTELYVHLDGYHFKFDVALSETQSVRHFPL; this comes from the coding sequence ATGCATTTTCAACTTGATGGCTTATGGCAGCTTTCACCTTTGACGGATCTTTCTATCCCCCAAACCGATATTACTTTTCCGGCTGCTTTAAGTTCCGTGTTACCTGATACGCTCAGTGAAGAAAACATTAAGCAACAAGAATGGCATTTGATGCATGACATTGAAGTTGATGAGGCTATGTTAGCGCTTTCTGGTATTGATTTGGTTATTGATGGCATTGAAGGGTATGCCGAAGTCCGTGTCAGTGGCGTAGCGGTTTTTGATTGCGATGGTAGCCAGTATCGCTATCAAAAAGACATTAAAGAGTATTTGGCACTAGGTCGAAATCGAATCGAAATTTTGTTTTTAGAGCCGGATGATGATGATTTGATCGATGAAGTGAATTCAGTCTGTCATCTTGGTGAAATACCCGCTAAGACTCACTTTACCCCGATGGGAATTGCCTGTACGCCATTTCTGCGCTTAGTCAAAAACGTGCGTTTACAGCATGTGGTAACAGAGCAGATTTGGCATCACGGTGGTGGGTGTGAGTTAAAAGTCGATGTTTATTATCACACGCTAAAACCAGGCCTTGTGTCGACGAATATTAAATATGAAGGTATGACATACACCATACCTTTGGATATGCGTAATGATCATGTGACAGCGATTTTTCAGGTAGATGCACCGAAGCAAGCCGTTATTGATAGAGATAGTAACCAACCATTATCTGGCAGCACTGAGCTGTATGTGCATTTAGATGGTTACCACTTCAAGTTTGATGTGGCGCTTTCTGAAACGCAAAGTGTCCGCCATTTTCCGTTATGA
- the rraB gene encoding ribonuclease E inhibitor RraB, with protein MSNNDQSMQDDYMSVEELIEFQKEETREIIAALIEDGSDPDALYDIEHHLFAEDFETLEKAVIEAFKMGFEVLEAEETEDEDGSKVLCCDAIMQSALDANLIDEQVEKLVNLAEKYDIIYDGWGTFYEGEDAIYDEENDDYDAE; from the coding sequence ATGTCTAACAACGATCAATCTATGCAAGACGACTACATGTCGGTTGAAGAACTGATTGAATTTCAAAAAGAAGAAACACGTGAAATTATCGCAGCATTGATTGAAGATGGCAGTGATCCTGATGCACTTTATGATATTGAGCATCATTTGTTTGCTGAAGATTTCGAAACACTAGAAAAAGCGGTTATCGAAGCCTTTAAAATGGGCTTTGAAGTGTTAGAAGCTGAAGAAACAGAAGACGAAGATGGTTCTAAGGTATTATGTTGTGATGCTATTATGCAGTCTGCTTTAGATGCAAATCTGATTGATGAGCAAGTCGAAAAGCTGGTGAACTTGGCTGAAAAATACGACATCATTTACGATGGTTGGGGCACTTTCTACGAAGGTGAAGACGCCATTTATGATGAAGAAAACGACGATTACGACGCTGAGTAA
- a CDS encoding ornithine carbamoyltransferase produces MAFNLRNRHFLKLLDFTPKEIEFLLSLSRDLKRAKYAGCEKKTLVGKNIALIFEKSSTRTRCAFEVAAFDQGAQVSYLGPSGSQIGHKESMKDTARVLGRMYDGIEYRGYGQAIVEELAVHAGVPVWNGLTDEFHPTQILADFLTMQEYSQDKNLNDISFAYLGDARNNMGNSLMVGAAKMGMDIRLVAPKAFWPEESLVQTCQEIAKTTGAKITLTEEVKEGVHGCDFLYTDVWVSMGEAAEAWDERVALMTPYQINMDVIKATGNSDVKFMHCLPAFHNDETTVGKEVADKYGMKGLEVTEEVFESDYSIVFDQAENRMHTIKAVMVATLGQ; encoded by the coding sequence ATGGCTTTCAACTTACGTAACCGCCACTTTTTAAAATTACTGGATTTCACACCAAAAGAAATTGAATTCTTATTAAGTCTCTCTCGTGATCTAAAACGTGCCAAATACGCAGGTTGTGAAAAGAAAACACTGGTTGGAAAGAATATCGCGTTAATCTTTGAAAAGTCTTCCACTCGTACTCGCTGTGCTTTCGAAGTTGCGGCATTCGATCAAGGCGCTCAAGTCTCATATCTTGGCCCATCAGGCTCACAAATTGGCCATAAAGAGTCAATGAAAGACACGGCACGTGTATTAGGCAGAATGTACGATGGCATTGAGTATCGTGGTTACGGCCAAGCCATTGTTGAAGAATTAGCAGTACACGCAGGCGTGCCCGTTTGGAATGGCCTGACGGATGAATTCCATCCAACCCAAATCTTAGCGGATTTCCTTACGATGCAGGAATACAGCCAAGATAAGAATTTGAATGACATTTCGTTTGCTTACTTAGGCGATGCGCGGAATAACATGGGCAACTCTCTCATGGTAGGCGCAGCAAAAATGGGCATGGATATTCGCCTGGTCGCTCCTAAAGCCTTTTGGCCTGAAGAATCACTGGTTCAAACCTGCCAAGAAATTGCCAAAACCACTGGCGCTAAAATCACGCTTACGGAAGAAGTCAAAGAAGGCGTTCACGGCTGTGATTTCCTTTATACCGACGTTTGGGTTTCGATGGGTGAAGCAGCGGAAGCCTGGGATGAGCGCGTCGCATTAATGACGCCGTATCAAATCAATATGGATGTCATCAAGGCAACAGGGAATTCCGATGTGAAATTCATGCACTGCTTACCCGCTTTCCATAACGATGAAACCACCGTTGGCAAAGAAGTGGCCGACAAATACGGCATGAAAGGATTAGAAGTGACCGAAGAGGTGTTCGAATCCGATTACTCCATCGTATTCGACCAAGCGGAAAACCGCATGCACACCATCAAAGCGGTGATGGTGGCTACCTTAGGTCAATAG
- the pyrB gene encoding aspartate carbamoyltransferase, whose protein sequence is MANSLYQKHIISIPELSRQELELIVQTAAQIKDEPQPELIKGKVVASCFFEPSTRTRLSFETAIQRIGGSVIGFDNAGNTSHANKGETLADSIRIISSYVDAFVMRHPQEGAARLASEFSNGTPIINAGDGSNQHPTQTLLDLYSIYETQGTLDNISIAFVGDLKYGRTVHSLTQALAKFNNVRFYFVAPEALAMPDYLCEELDDAGIQYSLHTDMDEVIPELDILYMTRVQKERFDESEYAHIKSAYILTAAALEPAKSNLKVLHPLPRVDEITVDVDKTPYAYYFQQAENGVYARTALLALVLNQTL, encoded by the coding sequence ATGGCGAACTCGCTCTATCAAAAGCACATTATTTCTATTCCTGAACTGTCTCGTCAGGAGCTTGAATTGATCGTTCAAACCGCAGCTCAAATTAAAGATGAGCCTCAACCAGAATTGATTAAAGGAAAAGTGGTCGCTAGCTGTTTTTTTGAACCTTCAACGCGTACCCGCCTATCCTTTGAAACCGCCATTCAACGTATCGGCGGCAGCGTGATTGGCTTTGATAACGCGGGCAATACATCACACGCTAACAAGGGCGAAACCTTAGCCGATTCAATCCGCATTATTTCTTCTTACGTTGATGCCTTTGTCATGCGTCACCCACAAGAAGGTGCGGCGCGTTTGGCGTCTGAATTTTCCAATGGCACACCCATTATCAATGCGGGTGACGGTTCTAACCAGCACCCGACTCAAACCTTGTTGGATTTGTACAGCATCTACGAAACTCAAGGCACGCTCGATAACATCAGCATTGCCTTTGTTGGCGATTTGAAATATGGCCGAACCGTCCACTCTCTGACTCAAGCGCTGGCGAAATTCAACAATGTGCGTTTCTACTTTGTGGCCCCTGAAGCCTTGGCCATGCCGGATTACTTATGTGAAGAACTGGACGATGCTGGCATTCAATACAGCCTGCATACTGATATGGATGAAGTGATCCCTGAGCTGGATATTTTATACATGACGCGCGTTCAAAAAGAGCGCTTTGATGAATCTGAATACGCGCACATTAAATCGGCTTACATCTTAACCGCCGCCGCTTTAGAGCCCGCTAAGAGCAATTTAAAAGTGCTTCATCCACTACCACGAGTCGATGAAATCACAGTGGATGTCGATAAAACTCCATACGCTTATTATTTCCAACAAGCAGAAAATGGTGTTTACGCTCGCACCGCTCTGCTCGCTCTAGTTTTAAACCAAACCTTATAA
- the pyrI gene encoding aspartate carbamoyltransferase regulatory subunit: MSKQTQLQVEAIKNGTVIDHIPASIGIKVLKLFEMDNSKEKVTIGLNLPSSALGHKDLLKIENTFITEEQAQKLALYAPHATVNQIEEYQVVKKLALTLPKVVTDVFNCANSNCITHNEPVASSFTVIEKANDIRLKCKYCEKSFSREIMTEK, translated from the coding sequence ATGTCTAAACAAACTCAATTACAAGTTGAAGCAATTAAAAACGGTACCGTGATTGACCACATTCCTGCCAGCATCGGTATCAAGGTACTGAAGTTGTTTGAAATGGATAACTCAAAAGAAAAAGTGACCATTGGCTTGAACTTGCCATCATCGGCGCTCGGGCATAAAGATTTACTAAAAATCGAAAACACCTTCATTACCGAAGAACAAGCACAGAAGTTGGCTTTGTATGCACCGCACGCAACGGTTAATCAAATTGAAGAATACCAAGTGGTGAAAAAGTTAGCCCTAACACTACCTAAAGTGGTCACGGATGTGTTTAACTGTGCTAATAGCAATTGCATTACTCATAATGAGCCTGTCGCCAGCAGCTTTACTGTTATCGAAAAAGCCAACGACATTCGCTTAAAATGTAAGTATTGTGAAAAAAGCTTCTCACGCGAGATTATGACTGAGAAATAA
- a CDS encoding RidA family protein, with translation MTKVLHTESAPAAIGPYVQGVDLGNMVMTSGQIPVNPVTGDVPAEITAQARQSLDNVKAVVESSGLTVADIVKMTVFVKDLNDFAAVNEVYGAFFDEHNVANYPARSCVEVARLPKDVGIEIEAIAVRK, from the coding sequence ATGACAAAAGTACTACATACAGAATCCGCTCCAGCCGCCATTGGCCCATACGTACAAGGCGTAGATTTAGGCAACATGGTCATGACTTCTGGCCAAATCCCAGTTAACCCAGTTACAGGTGATGTACCAGCTGAAATCACAGCGCAAGCGCGTCAATCTCTTGATAACGTCAAAGCGGTGGTAGAGTCTTCAGGTCTTACCGTTGCCGATATCGTAAAAATGACCGTGTTTGTAAAAGATCTCAACGACTTCGCCGCGGTTAACGAAGTGTATGGCGCTTTCTTTGATGAGCATAACGTGGCCAACTACCCAGCACGTTCATGTGTTGAAGTGGCTCGCTTACCAAAAGATGTTGGTATCGAAATAGAAGCCATTGCAGTACGTAAATAA
- a CDS encoding GGDEF domain-containing protein, with protein sequence MMSRFITKPVALNLTFILLFTLFTSGFLWSFYLQKENNQNIDRFYRSTNWYANRMLYQSEKFLYQTKLYELHATELNDLKLSYDLVWNRLQLFLEANSTDLLRSEHPDVTEDVRTLFNTIRSMEVFFDHPEMIGNAEYQTKVADVKSGLLNLNYSLSKVLSGTISQGIRTNNELIQYWQFVVFFITTIFAFILFRLSRRASKLAELDPLTQLGNRRALTQHLRHQIRHKKPITLCAIDLKRFKQINDDIGYQIGDKVLVEFAHKLTTYPKSVAYRLGGDEFVLMISQVANQATLTNWIQELKQHIEFTYQTHEHQIAATTRLGIAFIDASLGNNHQIEAKALLEQAIQALNETKQNSGKDYAFFSEAIDRIEQDQEKRQLIHEWLQESNTPCPLMIRTQPMFNPESQENEFVSIYFNWKHDNSLCSIEWLIEHRIYSLAMPKLLEIAYQQESKPILLRLSSPYQLEQLLKAMPASLLEKEFVYCLPQMMKLDTHLIELICSLSICIALENAITEHLIEKAIFEHVRFWTPNYLPGTYTKQQALFELARAYNKTILLPGNLIKQRDKLTV encoded by the coding sequence ATGATGAGTCGCTTTATCACAAAACCGGTTGCCCTCAACTTAACGTTCATTCTTTTATTTACGTTATTTACTAGCGGATTTCTGTGGAGTTTTTATTTACAGAAAGAGAATAATCAAAACATCGACCGTTTTTATCGCTCGACCAATTGGTATGCCAATCGCATGTTATACCAATCTGAAAAGTTTCTGTATCAAACGAAATTATACGAATTACATGCAACCGAATTAAATGATTTAAAGCTAAGTTATGATTTAGTCTGGAATCGCTTGCAACTTTTTTTAGAAGCCAACTCCACTGATTTATTACGCAGCGAACATCCCGATGTAACCGAGGATGTGAGAACCCTATTTAACACTATTCGTTCAATGGAAGTTTTTTTCGATCACCCTGAAATGATAGGAAATGCTGAATATCAAACCAAAGTGGCGGATGTGAAAAGTGGCTTATTAAATTTAAATTACTCTTTGAGTAAAGTGTTGAGTGGTACCATTAGCCAAGGCATACGTACCAATAATGAACTGATTCAATATTGGCAATTTGTGGTGTTTTTCATCACAACGATATTCGCCTTTATTCTGTTTCGCTTATCTCGTCGAGCATCGAAATTAGCGGAACTCGACCCATTAACTCAACTGGGTAACCGCCGAGCGCTCACCCAGCACCTGCGTCATCAAATACGTCATAAAAAACCAATCACACTGTGCGCCATTGATTTAAAACGCTTTAAACAAATCAACGATGACATTGGCTATCAAATTGGCGATAAAGTGTTAGTGGAATTTGCACATAAATTAACAACCTATCCGAAAAGTGTCGCATATCGTCTTGGTGGTGATGAGTTTGTCTTAATGATTTCACAAGTTGCCAATCAAGCAACTTTAACGAACTGGATTCAAGAATTAAAACAACATATCGAATTCACTTATCAAACTCATGAGCATCAAATAGCCGCCACCACGCGCTTAGGCATTGCTTTTATCGATGCTTCACTCGGCAATAACCATCAAATAGAAGCCAAAGCACTATTAGAGCAAGCCATCCAAGCACTGAATGAAACAAAACAAAATAGCGGTAAAGATTATGCTTTTTTCTCTGAAGCTATTGACCGAATCGAACAAGATCAAGAAAAAAGGCAGTTAATCCATGAATGGCTACAGGAATCCAATACTCCTTGTCCATTGATGATACGAACTCAACCCATGTTTAACCCAGAAAGCCAAGAAAATGAATTTGTTTCTATCTACTTTAATTGGAAGCACGATAATTCTTTATGCAGTATTGAGTGGTTAATTGAGCACCGAATCTATTCGCTGGCAATGCCCAAATTACTAGAGATCGCTTATCAACAAGAATCAAAGCCAATACTGCTGCGTTTATCGAGTCCGTATCAGCTAGAGCAATTACTGAAAGCAATGCCGGCGTCTTTGTTGGAAAAAGAGTTTGTGTATTGCCTACCACAAATGATGAAGCTCGATACCCATCTGATTGAACTTATTTGCTCATTAAGTATTTGTATTGCTTTGGAAAATGCTATTACCGAACATCTCATCGAAAAAGCCATATTTGAGCATGTCAGGTTTTGGACGCCCAACTATTTACCGGGTACCTACACCAAACAACAAGCCTTATTTGAACTGGCGCGTGCATACAACAAAACCATTTTATTGCCGGGAAATTTAATTAAACAGCGGGATAAACTCACCGTTTAA
- a CDS encoding DHA2 family efflux MFS transporter permease subunit, with protein MNEQTYTPPSLPLAVIALALATFMQVLDSTIANVALPTIAGNLGVSSEQSTWVITSFAVCNAIALPLTGWFSRRIGQLRLFMASVALFTLSSFLCGIATSMPELIVFRALQGFFAGPMFPMCQTLLLAIFPSVKRGAALALISMVTVVAPIVGPITGGWITDNYSWPWIFFINIPIGIFCCLTVWQQLKDRVDVTAKMPIDFIGIALLVVGVGLLQVVLDLGNDADWFEATHIVVMTCIAVVCLISFVIWELTEKHPIVNLYLFKDRNYTVGTIALVLSYAAFFAINLILPQWLQIYMGYTSIWAGLASAPMGVLPLLLTPLVGKYAHKSDMRLLASISFMVIGLSCFMRSYFNTFVDFATIAQVQMFMGIGIAFMFMPLTTIFLSNLHGQEIADASGLTTFLRVLGGSFASSLTTWMWTRRADFHHANLTEHVSNYNPAAVDYIQRMGGETQTNLAAVDRIITVQAYMNSTIDYFYLLGWLFFGLIVIVWFAKGPFIKSGGPGAASASAGH; from the coding sequence ATGAACGAGCAAACTTATACGCCTCCGAGTCTCCCTTTAGCGGTTATTGCTTTGGCGCTAGCAACGTTTATGCAGGTGCTCGACAGTACCATCGCTAACGTAGCTCTGCCGACCATTGCCGGTAACCTCGGGGTCAGTTCGGAACAAAGTACTTGGGTGATCACCTCTTTCGCGGTGTGTAATGCAATCGCACTGCCACTGACGGGCTGGTTTTCGCGCCGCATTGGGCAATTACGCTTATTTATGGCCTCGGTAGCCTTGTTTACCTTGTCGTCATTTTTGTGCGGTATTGCAACCAGCATGCCGGAATTGATTGTATTCCGTGCATTGCAAGGCTTCTTTGCTGGTCCCATGTTTCCAATGTGTCAGACATTGCTGTTGGCGATTTTCCCATCAGTGAAGCGTGGTGCTGCGTTGGCACTCATTTCTATGGTCACCGTGGTCGCACCGATTGTTGGTCCTATTACGGGCGGTTGGATTACCGATAACTATTCGTGGCCATGGATCTTTTTTATTAACATTCCTATTGGTATTTTCTGTTGCTTAACGGTATGGCAGCAATTGAAAGATCGTGTGGATGTGACAGCCAAAATGCCGATCGATTTTATTGGTATTGCCTTGCTAGTGGTTGGTGTTGGCTTACTGCAAGTTGTACTCGATCTTGGGAATGATGCCGACTGGTTTGAGGCGACGCATATTGTTGTGATGACATGCATTGCGGTGGTGTGCCTTATTTCCTTTGTGATTTGGGAATTAACCGAAAAGCATCCGATCGTAAACCTTTATCTGTTTAAAGATCGTAACTATACCGTGGGTACTATCGCGCTTGTGTTAAGTTATGCCGCGTTTTTTGCGATTAACTTGATCTTGCCTCAGTGGTTGCAAATTTACATGGGCTACACCTCAATATGGGCTGGTCTTGCTTCCGCGCCGATGGGGGTTCTGCCTTTATTGTTGACGCCATTAGTCGGTAAATACGCTCATAAATCGGATATGCGATTATTAGCCAGCATCTCGTTTATGGTGATTGGGTTGTCATGCTTTATGCGTTCGTATTTCAATACGTTCGTTGATTTTGCCACGATTGCTCAAGTGCAGATGTTCATGGGCATCGGGATTGCCTTTATGTTTATGCCACTGACCACGATTTTCTTGTCAAACTTACACGGACAAGAAATTGCCGATGCGTCAGGTTTAACGACCTTCCTACGTGTGCTGGGGGGGAGTTTTGCATCCTCACTCACGACTTGGATGTGGACGCGTCGTGCTGATTTCCATCATGCCAACTTGACCGAGCATGTCAGCAACTACAACCCAGCAGCGGTGGATTATATTCAACGTATGGGCGGTGAAACTCAGACTAACCTGGCTGCGGTAGATCGCATTATTACCGTGCAGGCATATATGAATTCAACCATCGACTATTTCTACTTACTTGGTTGGTTATTCTTTGGTTTGATAGTGATTGTGTGGTTCGCCAAAGGGCCATTTATTAAATCTGGTGGGCCTGGCGCTGCATCGGCATCTGCGGGGCACTAG
- a CDS encoding efflux RND transporter periplasmic adaptor subunit produces the protein METKQENIEAAVKPKSKRKTSFLILLIALLVIGGGWFAYYELYAKFVEETDDAYVNGNLIALSPQIAGTVTKVVPDEGDFVKKGQVLVELDSNDTQIALQDAEAKLASKVREVRSMYAAADNYKAKVESSKVAYRQALSDYNRRKNLVERGAISKEDLIHYQDNVESAKSQLEAAEQSLEMTVALVDNTVLETHPGVKSAVAALRKSYLDNMRTQIVAPVSGYVAKRAVQLGAQVQPGSQLMTIVPLHEVWVDANFKESQMKDMRIGQPVTLTSDLYGEDVEYKGEIESLGIGTGSAFSLLPAQNASGNWIKIVQRLPVKIRLEEQNQDKYPLRIGLSMLAKVDIRNTDGKVLAKLPKQEARYNTDVYHNSLEEVDKLVAKILHENVGVTTAAQ, from the coding sequence ATGGAAACTAAACAAGAAAATATTGAAGCTGCTGTAAAACCGAAAAGCAAACGTAAAACCTCTTTTCTTATCTTATTGATTGCTTTATTGGTGATCGGCGGTGGATGGTTTGCTTATTACGAACTGTATGCCAAGTTCGTTGAAGAAACCGATGACGCTTATGTGAATGGCAACCTAATTGCGCTATCTCCTCAAATTGCTGGTACCGTGACTAAAGTCGTGCCTGATGAAGGCGATTTTGTGAAGAAAGGGCAAGTTTTGGTAGAGCTTGATTCCAATGATACGCAAATCGCATTGCAAGATGCTGAAGCAAAACTGGCGAGTAAAGTTCGCGAAGTTCGCAGCATGTATGCGGCTGCGGATAACTATAAGGCGAAAGTGGAATCAAGCAAGGTAGCTTACCGTCAAGCCTTAAGCGATTACAATCGTCGTAAAAACTTGGTTGAACGTGGTGCAATATCAAAAGAAGATTTGATTCACTACCAAGACAACGTTGAATCAGCCAAAAGCCAATTAGAAGCGGCGGAGCAATCATTAGAAATGACGGTTGCTTTGGTTGATAACACCGTACTAGAAACACACCCAGGCGTGAAATCTGCAGTCGCTGCGTTACGTAAAAGCTACCTGGATAATATGCGTACTCAAATCGTGGCACCTGTAAGTGGTTATGTGGCAAAACGTGCAGTACAACTGGGTGCTCAAGTTCAGCCAGGTAGTCAGTTAATGACCATTGTGCCGCTGCATGAAGTGTGGGTCGATGCGAACTTTAAAGAAAGCCAAATGAAAGATATGCGTATCGGGCAACCAGTGACGCTAACTTCGGATCTGTATGGTGAAGATGTGGAATACAAAGGTGAAATTGAAAGCCTAGGTATTGGTACTGGTAGTGCTTTCTCTTTATTGCCAGCACAAAACGCCAGTGGCAACTGGATTAAAATCGTTCAACGTCTTCCAGTTAAAATTCGCTTAGAAGAACAAAACCAAGATAAATACCCATTGCGTATTGGTTTATCTATGCTCGCAAAAGTCGATATTCGTAATACCGATGGTAAAGTGCTAGCGAAATTACCTAAGCAAGAAGCACGCTACAATACCGATGTTTACCACAACTCATTAGAAGAAGTGGATAAATTGGTAGCTAAAATCTTACATGAAAATGTTGGCGTAACGACTGCAGCGCAGTAA
- a CDS encoding MarR family transcriptional regulator: MTTLSYMQAPGIPLGKLIALVNHHKERLLTQYLMPLDITPAQFKVLATMQFDGMKSPAEISKLLAIDCGSMTRMVERLVKKSLLEKQPNPEDKRGVLLILTPAGEALLYQCIEVIENDVSPLLIGDLSAQEVKQLSGLLERLLPRG, from the coding sequence ATGACAACTCTTTCTTATATGCAAGCACCCGGCATTCCGTTGGGTAAATTGATTGCCCTAGTGAACCACCATAAAGAACGACTTCTTACTCAATACCTTATGCCACTTGATATCACGCCAGCGCAGTTCAAAGTGTTAGCGACGATGCAGTTTGATGGTATGAAATCCCCCGCTGAAATCAGTAAATTATTGGCTATCGATTGTGGCTCAATGACGAGAATGGTTGAGCGATTAGTGAAGAAGTCTTTGTTGGAAAAACAGCCTAATCCAGAAGATAAACGCGGAGTGTTACTCATACTCACTCCTGCAGGTGAAGCGCTTTTATATCAGTGTATCGAGGTGATTGAAAATGACGTCAGCCCGTTACTGATAGGAGATTTATCAGCGCAAGAAGTGAAGCAGTTGAGTGGTTTATTAGAGCGCTTACTGCCGCGAGGTTAA
- the corA gene encoding magnesium/cobalt transporter CorA encodes MRFFKINNGFIQEIQHSPGDDIATLIEDSDWIDAHSPSNEERYLLSQQLGLELPASNDVEEIEASSRYFVDPQGLHVHSLFLSPSEGRHTTVNIASILQQDRLITIREGSIADFRLLRLRARKGQVQCDDVQSLFITILEQKVENHADTIEDIHHQLEKISYTVLEEEEADWEDCISRLARLEDSNGKIRLCLMDTQRVISFLLRHLKSTPDQLETLREIVRDIETLMSHTTFLFEKINFLMDSAQGFINIEQNQIIKTFSIAAVVFLPPTLIASIYGMNFHLIPELDWTFGYPLALILMIASGFAPYFYFKRKGWL; translated from the coding sequence ATGCGATTTTTTAAAATCAACAATGGCTTTATTCAAGAGATTCAACACAGCCCTGGTGATGATATCGCGACCTTGATCGAAGACTCTGACTGGATTGATGCGCATAGCCCGAGCAATGAAGAACGCTACTTGCTCTCTCAGCAGTTAGGTTTAGAGCTGCCCGCATCGAATGATGTAGAAGAAATTGAGGCTTCATCACGCTACTTTGTCGATCCACAAGGTCTACACGTACACTCACTCTTTTTATCACCCAGTGAAGGCCGTCATACAACGGTTAACATTGCTTCAATTTTACAGCAAGACCGACTGATCACCATCCGAGAAGGCAGCATCGCCGATTTCCGTTTACTGCGTCTGAGAGCCCGTAAAGGCCAAGTACAATGTGATGATGTACAGTCGCTTTTTATTACGATATTAGAGCAAAAAGTTGAGAACCACGCCGATACCATTGAAGACATTCATCATCAGCTGGAAAAAATCAGCTATACGGTATTAGAAGAAGAGGAAGCCGATTGGGAAGACTGCATCAGTCGCTTAGCTCGCTTAGAGGATAGCAATGGAAAAATTCGCCTATGCTTGATGGATACACAGCGCGTGATTTCGTTCCTGTTGCGTCATTTAAAGTCGACCCCTGATCAACTTGAAACCCTTCGCGAAATCGTGCGAGATATTGAAACATTAATGTCTCACACCACTTTCTTATTTGAGAAAATAAATTTCTTAATGGATTCGGCGCAGGGCTTTATTAATATCGAACAAAACCAGATCATCAAAACGTTCTCAATTGCCGCGGTGGTGTTCCTGCCGCCAACTTTAATTGCCAGTATTTATGGTATGAACTTCCATTTGATTCCTGAACTCGATTGGACTTTTGGTTACCCATTAGCCTTGATACTCATGATCGCTTCTGGATTTGCGCCCTACTTCTATTTTAAACGCAAAGGTTGGTTATAA